From one Streptomyces sp. NBC_01478 genomic stretch:
- a CDS encoding glutamate ligase domain-containing protein, protein MPETDGDTTEAAGGRRIAVLGEMLELGDEAVEAHRQVGRMAAENGVDLIVAVGDTLAKQLALAAGAAGVPDIAMVGDNGTAAAYLASILRPGDVVLVKASRGGQLWQIAQALTRQPVTGL, encoded by the coding sequence ATGCCCGAGACGGACGGCGACACGACCGAGGCCGCAGGCGGCCGGAGGATCGCCGTACTCGGAGAGATGCTGGAACTGGGCGACGAAGCAGTCGAAGCCCACCGCCAGGTCGGCCGCATGGCAGCCGAGAACGGCGTCGACCTCATCGTCGCGGTCGGCGACACACTCGCCAAGCAACTCGCCCTCGCGGCAGGCGCGGCCGGCGTGCCGGACATCGCGATGGTCGGCGACAACGGCACCGCCGCCGCCTACCTGGCCTCCATCCTCCGCCCCGGCGACGTCGTTCTCGTGAAGGCGTCCCGCGGCGGACAGCTCTGGCAGATCGCCCAAGCACTCACCAGACAACCCGTCACCGGCCTGTAA
- a CDS encoding C39 family peptidase: MCRQLIAPEEWDRHGGWALGDRLEWSNRACGLASLRMILLAYGREAPTVTELLKLAVKQEVLTPRGALHTGIANLATDLGVPATAEPVPVQDLLARLDVAPVIVSVTEQLPDDGRSGGHLVILCGYEDAPDPTIEFRDPSAWGQTHDRVPLSRVSASYTGRAITFAPLIHNGES, encoded by the coding sequence ATGTGCCGACAGCTCATCGCCCCCGAGGAATGGGATCGGCACGGAGGCTGGGCACTCGGGGACAGACTGGAATGGTCCAACCGGGCGTGCGGCCTGGCATCTCTGAGAATGATCCTGCTCGCCTACGGGCGCGAAGCACCCACGGTCACGGAACTGCTGAAACTCGCGGTCAAGCAAGAGGTCCTGACCCCGCGTGGAGCACTCCACACGGGGATCGCGAACCTGGCTACCGATCTCGGCGTACCTGCGACCGCAGAGCCCGTACCCGTCCAAGACCTTCTCGCCCGCCTCGATGTCGCACCCGTCATCGTGTCCGTCACCGAGCAGCTCCCCGACGACGGCCGTTCCGGGGGCCACCTCGTCATCCTTTGTGGCTACGAGGACGCCCCCGACCCGACGATCGAGTTCCGAGACCCGTCGGCCTGGGGCCAGACGCACGATCGAGTCCCCCTCAGCCGCGTGTCCGCTTCCTATACCGGCCGCGCGATCACCTTCGCGCCCCTCATTCACAACGGAGAGTCTTGA
- a CDS encoding D-alanine--D-alanine ligase family protein, which produces MTQFLTSSSDLAVREAAQNLRDWQHDREGLGVALVYGPVSAEDRLYHSKCPVDQRSVTALSEALDDIGARWKVLNPCEPDFITELAGYDVALSNLHGPYGEDGRLQGLLDYLRVPYCGSGVAASAVAADKILCKRVMLSLGVPTPGWWVWSGGPMPWNGRAAMVKPPFGGSSVGMSLVREQPDLPVALAAAAGEDGDAVLVEDYLPGVPLTVGLLELPGGAVVVLPPLATEATEAEFYDADTKLDVDSRGAVAVRAAELSPEVLSKVTECATTLWDGLGLRGSARVDFILAEDNQPYVLEVNSTPGMSRDSNFVVGAAMVGLTHTDVVVAMLHEALTRPPYDVPLPTPAFSSTTLTREAAVSP; this is translated from the coding sequence ATGACTCAGTTCCTCACCTCCAGCTCGGACCTCGCGGTGCGCGAGGCCGCCCAGAACCTTCGCGACTGGCAGCACGACCGAGAGGGGCTCGGTGTCGCCCTCGTCTACGGGCCGGTATCAGCCGAGGACCGCCTGTACCACTCGAAATGCCCCGTGGACCAGCGCTCCGTGACCGCCCTGTCCGAGGCCCTCGACGACATCGGCGCCCGCTGGAAAGTACTGAACCCCTGCGAGCCGGACTTCATCACGGAGTTGGCCGGCTACGACGTGGCCCTCTCCAACCTTCACGGTCCGTACGGGGAGGACGGGAGGCTACAGGGTCTGCTCGACTACCTGCGCGTGCCGTACTGCGGCAGCGGAGTCGCCGCGTCCGCGGTGGCCGCCGACAAGATTCTCTGCAAGCGGGTGATGCTGAGCCTCGGCGTCCCCACCCCCGGGTGGTGGGTGTGGTCCGGCGGGCCGATGCCCTGGAACGGACGGGCAGCGATGGTCAAGCCGCCCTTCGGCGGCTCCAGCGTGGGCATGAGCCTGGTACGCGAACAGCCGGACCTTCCCGTGGCATTGGCCGCCGCTGCCGGCGAAGACGGCGACGCCGTACTGGTCGAGGACTACCTGCCCGGCGTACCGCTCACCGTGGGGCTCCTGGAACTGCCCGGAGGCGCTGTCGTCGTACTTCCCCCGCTGGCCACCGAAGCCACCGAGGCGGAGTTCTACGACGCCGACACGAAACTCGACGTGGACTCCAGGGGCGCCGTAGCCGTTCGGGCCGCCGAGTTGTCGCCCGAGGTGCTGTCCAAGGTCACCGAGTGCGCCACGACGCTGTGGGACGGGCTCGGGCTGCGTGGTTCGGCGCGCGTCGACTTCATCCTCGCCGAGGACAACCAGCCGTACGTGCTGGAGGTCAACAGCACGCCGGGCATGTCCCGCGACAGCAACTTCGTGGTGGGCGCCGCGATGGTCGGACTCACACACACGGACGTCGTAGTGGCCATGCTGCACGAGGCGTTGACCCGACCGCCATACGATGTCCCCCTGCCCACTCCCGCGTTCTCCAGCACCACGCTGACCCGGGAGGCTGCCGTCTCACCGTAG
- the dapF gene encoding diaminopimelate epimerase codes for MRFRKIHGAGNDFVLLSDPSPNSEKDWPKEAERLCARRTGVGADGLVISSLISISPLVLEVGCFNADGSIATMCGNALRCTAWAAHHDHGVREMSLRMAGVTHEAIVSDDSVWVTAEVGAVHPRRVQTVINGKPTWFDGAHTGTEHVVAIVDDVDAIDAVLVGRLIRHHPDLAPLGTNVNFVQAAGHQALKIRTYERGVEAETLSCGSGAVAAVVIATLRGLVSPRTVTVHNRAGEPLTVRPHPDRPKRTHWVGGPVTHTFEGVLA; via the coding sequence ATGCGCTTCCGCAAGATCCACGGAGCGGGGAACGACTTCGTCCTGTTATCCGACCCCTCGCCGAACAGCGAGAAGGACTGGCCAAAGGAGGCCGAGCGCCTCTGCGCCAGACGAACCGGCGTAGGCGCGGACGGCCTTGTCATCAGCAGCCTGATCAGCATCAGCCCGCTCGTCCTCGAAGTCGGCTGCTTCAACGCCGACGGCTCGATCGCGACGATGTGCGGCAACGCGCTGCGGTGTACCGCCTGGGCCGCACACCACGACCACGGCGTCCGCGAGATGAGTCTCCGCATGGCGGGGGTGACGCACGAGGCGATCGTGAGCGACGACTCCGTGTGGGTCACGGCCGAGGTCGGTGCGGTCCATCCCCGACGCGTGCAGACCGTCATCAACGGCAAGCCCACTTGGTTCGACGGCGCCCACACCGGCACCGAACACGTCGTCGCCATCGTGGACGACGTGGACGCCATCGACGCGGTACTCGTCGGACGCCTCATCCGCCACCACCCGGACCTGGCCCCGCTGGGGACGAACGTCAACTTCGTACAGGCCGCCGGCCATCAGGCGCTGAAGATCCGCACCTACGAGCGCGGCGTCGAGGCGGAAACCCTCTCCTGCGGGAGCGGAGCCGTCGCGGCCGTCGTCATCGCCACCCTGCGCGGACTCGTGTCGCCGCGCACCGTCACCGTCCACAACCGCGCCGGGGAACCGCTCACGGTGCGGCCCCATCCCGACCGGCCGAAGCGAACGCACTGGGTCGGCGGACCGGTCACCCACACCTTCGAAGGGGTCCTCGCATGA
- a CDS encoding NUDIX hydrolase, with translation MSVREDQIVRELSHYIYAHPDEQMALMPVYDAARDHAQRGTCTHSQRCPLITTGAVVVDEHDRVLCLRHEGTFALAEAEPEEQDDSLGEAALRLLAEAVGIRDVWTEPDSDGPFLIDVTRAGQHRYGSRLRIGFRYLFRAHSGAIAPMVIEAGAAAWMPLEEIGIPSVRDRLHGHLVGAP, from the coding sequence GTGAGTGTCCGGGAGGACCAGATCGTCCGGGAGTTGTCCCACTACATCTACGCGCACCCTGACGAGCAGATGGCGCTGATGCCGGTGTACGACGCCGCCCGCGACCACGCACAGCGCGGGACCTGCACCCACAGCCAGCGCTGCCCGCTCATCACGACGGGCGCGGTCGTAGTCGACGAGCACGATCGTGTCCTGTGCCTGCGGCACGAAGGCACCTTCGCCCTGGCCGAAGCAGAGCCCGAGGAACAGGACGACTCGCTCGGAGAGGCGGCGCTGCGTCTGCTGGCCGAGGCGGTCGGCATCCGGGACGTGTGGACGGAACCCGACAGCGATGGCCCCTTCCTGATCGACGTGACCAGAGCGGGGCAACACAGGTACGGCTCCCGCCTCCGGATCGGCTTCCGATACCTCTTCCGGGCCCACTCCGGCGCCATCGCCCCGATGGTGATCGAAGCCGGCGCGGCGGCCTGGATGCCCCTTGAGGAGATCGGTATCCCGTCGGTCCGCGACCGCCTTCACGGCCACCTGGTCGGTGCCCCTTGA
- a CDS encoding helix-turn-helix domain-containing protein gives MTSPSSSVQEARRALGKRLSEIRLEAGLTKRALASSLGWHESKCSRFESGTRPPSERDLRAWAAACGAEGTAEDLVSTARGIEGMYVEWRRLERTGLKQAQESVLPLWERTQRFRFYSPWLIPGPVQTASYITALLTSIRNRRGLIDDVPAAVKVRVEKQQIVYGNHTFAILLEEGALRKRIGGTEVMAGQLGYLLSVMALPSVSIGIIPEDADRSGLWPVEGFFLYDDHTVHVELVSAHLAVTQKHELAMYAQTFTELAELAVYGSAAREIITAAIESLG, from the coding sequence ATGACATCGCCATCTTCGAGCGTTCAGGAAGCCCGCCGGGCTCTAGGTAAACGCCTGAGCGAAATCCGGCTCGAAGCCGGGCTCACCAAACGAGCGTTGGCCAGCAGCCTCGGCTGGCACGAGTCGAAGTGTTCGCGCTTCGAGAGCGGCACGCGTCCGCCCTCGGAGCGCGACCTGCGTGCGTGGGCCGCTGCCTGCGGTGCGGAGGGCACGGCCGAGGATCTCGTCTCGACAGCCCGCGGCATCGAGGGCATGTACGTCGAGTGGCGCAGGTTGGAGCGCACCGGCCTGAAGCAGGCCCAGGAGTCCGTCCTCCCCCTGTGGGAACGCACCCAGCGCTTCCGCTTCTACTCGCCGTGGCTCATTCCCGGCCCGGTGCAGACGGCCTCGTACATCACCGCACTGCTCACCTCAATTCGCAACCGCCGCGGCCTCATTGATGACGTGCCGGCGGCCGTCAAGGTGCGTGTGGAGAAGCAGCAGATCGTCTACGGCAACCACACATTCGCGATCCTCCTGGAAGAGGGAGCGCTCCGAAAGCGCATAGGCGGGACGGAGGTGATGGCCGGCCAACTCGGCTATCTGCTCAGCGTTATGGCGCTTCCTTCGGTGAGCATCGGCATCATCCCCGAGGACGCCGACCGTTCCGGCCTCTGGCCCGTCGAAGGCTTCTTCCTGTACGACGACCACACGGTCCACGTCGAACTCGTCTCGGCCCACCTCGCCGTCACGCAGAAGCACGAACTTGCCATGTATGCCCAGACGTTCACGGAACTGGCCGAACTCGCCGTCTACGGCTCGGCGGCGCGCGAAATCATCACGGCGGCCATCGAATCCCTGGGGTGA
- a CDS encoding DUF6879 family protein, producing the protein MTRIPTFEELFRDCQRTAVHLEMRDAYMKSDPAFIDWKAGITLDPAERWGDWHSIVTEATSRGVEIRRARVVSTPISEYIRFEYDVTDGLNIAAGEHVRWFSRRNSTALALPGNDFWLFDSSLVLVNHFDGEGENMEVELTDDPEVAKLCESAFEAVWARATPHAEFQPAESA; encoded by the coding sequence TTGACGAGAATCCCGACGTTTGAGGAGCTGTTCCGCGACTGCCAGCGGACGGCTGTCCATCTGGAGATGCGCGACGCCTACATGAAGTCGGACCCGGCCTTCATCGACTGGAAAGCCGGCATCACACTCGACCCAGCCGAGCGCTGGGGCGACTGGCACAGCATCGTCACGGAGGCCACCTCGCGAGGCGTCGAGATCCGACGGGCCCGCGTCGTCTCGACTCCCATCAGCGAGTACATCCGCTTCGAGTACGACGTGACGGACGGACTCAACATCGCCGCCGGCGAGCACGTGCGCTGGTTCTCCCGGCGAAACTCAACGGCTCTCGCGCTCCCGGGCAACGACTTCTGGCTCTTCGACTCCAGCCTTGTCCTCGTCAACCACTTCGACGGCGAAGGCGAGAACATGGAGGTGGAACTCACGGACGACCCGGAAGTGGCGAAGCTCTGCGAGTCGGCCTTCGAGGCCGTGTGGGCGCGGGCAACACCGCACGCGGAGTTCCAGCCGGCCGAGTCGGCCTGA
- a CDS encoding DUF317 domain-containing protein, translated as MYWVTPRHLAGDDGALAERIGDTLDGLGWRMWPTSRHTLLYVSPDELRGAEWILAAYPFELGGLPVAWQLSARPHATSAMTEWNAYFTTGVPYEALADLLVAIDAHEATDTDFGGAETVLNALSAQGWLRDVDRPHTTATDPGLSGCVSLELMPPLIQDADPRPELTGWQAWAEPVLGTPYLWCASFSASVPTGLVAAFASSLASPVPVPRHSVSKSAEGRLIVVRHS; from the coding sequence GTGTACTGGGTCACTCCACGTCACTTGGCCGGGGACGACGGTGCGCTCGCCGAGCGGATCGGCGACACCCTGGACGGCCTTGGTTGGCGTATGTGGCCCACATCCCGCCACACCCTGTTGTATGTGAGCCCGGACGAGCTGCGTGGTGCCGAGTGGATCCTCGCGGCCTACCCGTTCGAGCTGGGCGGACTGCCTGTTGCCTGGCAGTTGAGTGCTCGTCCGCACGCCACTTCTGCGATGACGGAGTGGAACGCGTACTTCACCACTGGCGTCCCGTATGAGGCGCTCGCCGATCTCCTCGTGGCGATCGATGCCCATGAGGCAACCGACACCGACTTCGGCGGGGCCGAGACGGTGCTGAACGCGCTCAGTGCCCAAGGCTGGCTCCGCGACGTTGATCGCCCCCACACCACCGCCACGGACCCCGGGCTCTCCGGCTGCGTCTCCCTGGAGCTGATGCCGCCGCTCATTCAGGACGCCGATCCGCGCCCTGAACTGACGGGATGGCAGGCGTGGGCGGAGCCTGTTCTCGGCACCCCGTACCTGTGGTGTGCCAGCTTCAGCGCCAGCGTTCCGACCGGGTTGGTCGCCGCGTTCGCGTCATCGCTTGCCTCACCAGTCCCGGTGCCCCGCCACAGCGTGTCCAAGAGTGCCGAGGGACGGCTCATAGTCGTCCGCCATAGCTGA
- a CDS encoding relaxase/mobilization nuclease domain-containing protein, with product MIPSIHKRGSETIGLIRYLYGPGTDEEHIDPHLVAAFDPLTPDPGHDLKSTYEQLQRLLDQPVNALPAGKRPEKHVWHLSVRAAPEDPILSDEDWAAIARRMIAATGIAPDGDEQACRWAAVRHADDHIHIIATLVRDDGRRPRLHNEARRAQAECRRIEADYGLRRVAPGDGSAAKRPTSAERHKAKRQGREQPAREELRETVRRAVAGATSEEEFFDRLASAGLLIRKRVAPSGDLLGYKVALPDNRNGEKEPVFYAGSTLSPDLSLPRIRKRFSGDSDAADQSDRAPSDRASDTAPSGPATARRRAATAVWRAMVVVDDGEDGQVAASIAAAGEVLDALAKTSAAHTRHQLREAAFVFERATRSHIKAERGHDRALRQAARDLVYSGPALGRGEDGATTAMVIDMAFFLVTAAAHWHAKKGHAQQAVAAREAAEHLRAAYQAAAVVPLGVLHQRGRRLPQPLRQRQTAHLRRAVPELADQVLAEPGWHALAATLADAESAGHDPTALLTEATARRELGTAGSISDVLVWRLRRMADLPADATTMPQHPTVATKVGSSARPSPGRRDGPRNAR from the coding sequence GTGATCCCCAGCATCCACAAGCGCGGCAGCGAGACGATCGGGCTGATCCGCTACCTGTACGGCCCCGGCACCGACGAGGAGCACATCGACCCGCACCTGGTGGCCGCCTTCGACCCGCTCACCCCCGACCCCGGCCACGACCTGAAGTCCACCTACGAGCAGCTTCAGCGCCTGCTCGACCAGCCCGTCAACGCCCTGCCCGCCGGCAAGCGCCCCGAGAAGCACGTGTGGCACCTGTCGGTGCGGGCTGCCCCGGAGGACCCGATCCTGTCCGACGAGGACTGGGCGGCCATCGCCCGCCGCATGATCGCCGCCACCGGCATCGCCCCCGATGGCGACGAGCAAGCCTGCCGATGGGCAGCGGTCCGCCATGCCGATGACCACATCCACATCATCGCTACCCTCGTCCGAGACGACGGCCGCCGGCCCCGCCTGCACAACGAGGCCCGCCGCGCCCAGGCCGAATGCCGCCGCATCGAAGCCGATTACGGGCTGCGCCGCGTCGCACCCGGGGACGGCAGCGCCGCCAAACGCCCCACCAGCGCCGAACGCCACAAGGCGAAGCGCCAGGGCAGGGAACAACCGGCACGCGAGGAACTGCGCGAGACCGTACGCCGGGCGGTCGCCGGGGCGACGAGCGAGGAGGAGTTCTTCGACCGCCTGGCCTCGGCCGGCCTGCTGATCCGCAAGCGCGTCGCCCCTTCCGGCGACCTGCTCGGCTACAAGGTCGCCCTCCCGGACAACCGCAACGGCGAGAAGGAGCCGGTGTTCTACGCGGGCTCCACCCTCTCGCCCGACCTGTCCCTCCCCCGCATCCGCAAACGCTTCTCCGGCGACAGCGACGCCGCCGACCAAAGCGACAGGGCACCGTCCGACCGAGCCTCCGATACCGCGCCAAGCGGTCCGGCCACTGCTCGGCGTCGGGCGGCCACGGCGGTGTGGCGGGCGATGGTGGTCGTCGACGACGGCGAGGACGGCCAGGTGGCCGCGAGCATCGCGGCGGCTGGGGAGGTCCTGGATGCGCTCGCCAAGACCTCCGCCGCCCACACCCGCCATCAACTGCGCGAGGCTGCCTTCGTGTTCGAGCGGGCCACTCGCTCCCACATCAAAGCCGAGCGCGGCCACGACCGGGCCCTGCGACAGGCAGCCCGCGACCTCGTCTACAGCGGGCCGGCGCTCGGCCGCGGGGAGGACGGGGCGACCACGGCGATGGTGATCGACATGGCGTTCTTCCTCGTCACCGCCGCGGCCCACTGGCATGCGAAGAAGGGGCACGCCCAGCAGGCGGTTGCTGCCCGGGAGGCCGCCGAGCACCTGCGCGCCGCCTACCAAGCCGCCGCCGTTGTTCCGTTGGGGGTGCTGCACCAGCGGGGTCGGCGCCTGCCGCAGCCCCTGCGACAGAGGCAGACAGCCCACCTGCGCCGGGCAGTGCCGGAGCTGGCGGATCAGGTTCTCGCCGAACCGGGCTGGCACGCCCTGGCCGCCACGCTCGCCGACGCCGAGAGCGCCGGCCACGACCCAACGGCGCTGCTGACCGAGGCCACCGCGCGGCGGGAGCTGGGCACTGCAGGTTCGATCAGCGACGTGCTCGTGTGGCGCCTGCGACGCATGGCCGACCTACCCGCCGACGCCACCACGATGCCCCAACACCCCACCGTTGCGACGAAGGTCGGAAGTAGTGCCCGGCCCTCGCCAGGCCGACGCGACGGGCCGCGCAACGCACGCTAA
- a CDS encoding plasmid mobilization relaxosome protein MobC: protein MNDAEFKRFTDAAAHCEMSYAAFLAYSVDKTARDLTRTAAEIATEREVINELFAARRHLGWIHGLFNQVAKSLNSGADAPHLDAAAGAVRSAARRMEDAADALLAHRDSGAPA from the coding sequence ATGAACGACGCCGAGTTCAAGCGTTTCACCGACGCAGCCGCCCACTGCGAGATGTCCTACGCCGCCTTCCTCGCCTACTCCGTCGACAAAACCGCCCGCGACCTGACCCGCACGGCCGCCGAGATCGCCACCGAACGGGAGGTCATCAACGAGCTGTTCGCCGCCCGCCGGCACCTGGGCTGGATCCACGGCCTGTTCAACCAGGTCGCCAAGTCTCTCAACTCCGGCGCCGACGCACCCCACCTGGACGCTGCGGCTGGGGCCGTGCGCAGTGCCGCCCGCCGTATGGAGGACGCTGCCGATGCTCTGCTCGCCCACCGCGACAGTGGTGCCCCTGCGTGA
- a CDS encoding ATP-binding protein, with translation MSATLTREPHRVGPIADRLNGILATRGIDPAVTAQEPPAEPVTALELADARIPARYRRALADHPQITAWADRIAGAGRPGPGGPGIAEGPSLLIAGPTGTGKTHQGYGAVRALLTRGVRLRWEATTSADLHARLRPRAGHDGERELQTLARCPLLLLDDLGAAKTSEWTEELTYRLINHRYEHMLPTLITTNLPIPELRTALGDRVASRLAEMTERVILTGPDRRRTAPAA, from the coding sequence CTGAGCGCCACCCTCACCCGCGAGCCCCACCGGGTCGGCCCGATCGCCGACCGGCTCAACGGCATCCTGGCCACTCGCGGCATCGACCCTGCGGTCACGGCCCAGGAACCACCGGCCGAGCCGGTCACCGCGCTGGAACTCGCCGACGCCCGCATCCCCGCCCGCTACCGCCGCGCCCTGGCCGACCACCCTCAGATCACCGCCTGGGCCGACCGGATCGCCGGGGCAGGACGCCCCGGACCTGGCGGACCAGGCATCGCCGAGGGTCCGTCGCTGCTGATCGCCGGCCCCACCGGTACCGGCAAGACCCACCAGGGATACGGCGCCGTCCGCGCCCTCCTCACCCGAGGTGTCCGCCTGCGCTGGGAAGCCACCACCAGCGCCGACCTGCACGCGCGGCTCCGCCCCCGCGCCGGTCACGACGGCGAACGGGAGCTGCAGACGCTGGCCCGCTGCCCGCTGCTGCTCCTGGACGACCTCGGTGCGGCCAAGACCAGCGAGTGGACCGAGGAGTTGACCTACCGGCTGATCAACCACCGGTACGAGCACATGCTCCCCACCCTCATCACCACCAACCTGCCGATCCCTGAGCTGCGCACCGCGCTCGGCGACCGCGTCGCCTCCCGCCTCGCCGAGATGACCGAACGCGTCATCCTCACCGGCCCCGACCGACGCCGCACCGCGCCCGCCGCCTGA
- a CDS encoding helix-turn-helix domain-containing protein — MPARSLEIGPAGMRTARTIEIIRTERGLSQRQLARRVTALGHPMSNTMLSRIERVQRRCDIDDLVALAEALHVAPPVLLGDPGLV; from the coding sequence ATGCCCGCACGCTCATTGGAAATCGGTCCCGCAGGAATGCGGACGGCCCGCACCATCGAAATCATTCGCACCGAACGCGGCTTGTCGCAACGCCAACTCGCCCGCCGCGTCACCGCACTTGGCCACCCGATGTCCAACACCATGTTGTCTCGCATCGAACGCGTTCAGCGCCGGTGCGACATCGACGACCTTGTGGCTCTCGCCGAGGCGCTGCACGTCGCACCTCCAGTGCTTCTCGGAGACCCTGGACTCGTCTGA
- a CDS encoding helix-turn-helix transcriptional regulator — translation MPDVTPATRQAFLSVKDAAEYLGLSPHTLYVWRHRRNGPPSFRMGPRGRVMYRIEALDAWIREQEHADSRSNTTLSPLGAAPQKRSDYATGA, via the coding sequence GTGCCGGACGTCACCCCTGCAACGCGCCAGGCATTCCTGAGCGTGAAAGACGCCGCCGAATACCTCGGCCTGTCCCCGCACACCCTCTACGTCTGGCGGCATCGCCGAAACGGCCCGCCAAGTTTCCGGATGGGGCCGCGTGGCCGCGTCATGTACCGGATAGAAGCGCTCGACGCCTGGATTCGAGAACAGGAGCACGCCGACTCGCGCTCCAACACGACTCTGAGCCCATTGGGCGCCGCACCGCAGAAGCGCTCGGACTACGCCACGGGCGCCTGA
- a CDS encoding tyrosine-type recombinase/integrase, translated as MAGYIEDRWIKKKKDPDTGKRERTARYGKGSRYRVAGIPGVRDKSFDVLEDAKAWLRRAGTDSERGEFVDPRDGSITLDDYVTRFWQTGVRGAPGTIKRIDERVRLHIQPQLGTVALRDISPAVLRGYIATLESELSPRYARQILGSLSNIFETAIDDKRLVRNPMRAKSVRWPKAPEDQREAWPLETAQRVRDAINARYRIAVVLALGCGLRQGEVFGLSPEDVDFARGVLRIRRQVQLLGGRLYFTLPKGGKTRVVDMPPSVAAALAQYFMEYPAVEVELPWGGPEPERETKKFPLVITTTYGNALRANIFNVEVWKPALAAAGVIPLREKGERWKASRKDGFHVLRHTYASVILEAGESVVTLARWLGHSSPTITLDYYAHFMPEAGGKGRGAVDALLGQPALAA; from the coding sequence TTGGCCGGCTACATAGAAGACCGTTGGATCAAGAAAAAGAAGGACCCCGACACCGGCAAGCGGGAACGCACCGCCCGCTACGGCAAGGGCTCGCGGTACCGCGTCGCCGGTATCCCCGGTGTCCGAGACAAGTCGTTCGACGTGCTCGAAGACGCCAAGGCGTGGCTGCGCAGGGCCGGCACCGACAGCGAACGCGGCGAGTTCGTCGATCCCCGCGACGGCTCCATCACGCTGGACGACTACGTAACACGCTTCTGGCAGACGGGAGTTCGCGGTGCGCCCGGCACGATCAAACGCATCGACGAACGCGTCCGCCTCCACATCCAGCCTCAACTGGGCACCGTCGCCCTGCGGGACATCAGCCCGGCGGTACTGCGTGGCTACATCGCCACGCTGGAGAGCGAACTGTCACCGCGATACGCCCGGCAGATCCTCGGCTCGCTCTCGAACATCTTCGAGACCGCCATCGACGACAAGCGCCTGGTGCGCAATCCGATGCGGGCCAAGTCCGTGCGGTGGCCCAAGGCGCCGGAGGATCAGAGGGAAGCCTGGCCCCTGGAGACCGCGCAACGCGTACGGGACGCGATCAACGCGCGCTACCGCATTGCCGTCGTGCTCGCGCTGGGCTGCGGGCTGCGCCAGGGTGAGGTCTTCGGGCTGTCGCCGGAGGACGTCGACTTCGCCCGTGGAGTCCTGCGCATCCGCCGGCAGGTCCAACTCCTCGGCGGGCGGCTGTACTTCACCCTGCCGAAGGGCGGCAAGACTCGCGTCGTCGACATGCCCCCGTCGGTCGCTGCGGCCCTGGCCCAGTACTTCATGGAGTACCCGGCGGTCGAGGTGGAGCTGCCGTGGGGCGGCCCGGAGCCCGAACGGGAGACGAAGAAGTTCCCGCTCGTCATCACCACGACGTACGGCAACGCCCTGCGCGCGAACATCTTCAACGTCGAGGTGTGGAAGCCTGCCCTGGCCGCCGCCGGAGTCATCCCCCTGCGGGAGAAGGGCGAGCGGTGGAAGGCGTCTCGCAAGGACGGCTTCCACGTGCTCCGGCACACGTACGCCTCGGTGATCCTGGAAGCGGGCGAGTCCGTCGTAACCCTGGCCCGCTGGCTCGGCCATTCGAGCCCGACCATCACCCTGGACTACTACGCCCACTTCATGCCGGAGGCCGGCGGCAAGGGGCGCGGCGCCGTTGATGCGTTGCTCGGCCAGCCTGCACTGGCCGCGTAG